In the genome of Juglans microcarpa x Juglans regia isolate MS1-56 chromosome 6S, Jm3101_v1.0, whole genome shotgun sequence, the window AGCACTTGTTTCCATAAAAGGGATCCCAATTTCATCCGCAAATGCCTAACAATGAAACAACATGTCCAAGCATTACAGTTAAGACTTTTTAGGAAAGAGTCTTTTCAACAGAATAGAAAGCCTGCCCGTTTAGTATTTATTACCTTGGCTGTCTCATAGGACACAACTTTATTTGCTGTGAGGTCAGATTTGTTGCCAACTAGAAGCTTGTTCACATTTTCACTCGCATAGCGGTCAATTTCATTCAACCATTGCTTAACATTGTTGAAGCTCTCCTGATCTGTGACATCATAAACAACCTGTCCAGACAGCCACTTGCTTGAGCCAAATTTCTTGTAAGAGGAACCACCAATGGAGAATAGAAAGAAGCACgcaaattaaatagaaaattcaGAACTTACAATAATCCCATGAGCACCACGATAGTAGCTGCTAGTGATTGTCCTAAAACGTTCTTGACCAGCAGTGTCCCACTGAATGTTCAAAGGACAGGAGAAAGACGCAATCAGCAATTAGTAATAGCACAAAGAAGATTCCCCAAGCAGGAACCTCCTTACAGTAGTGGCTGCTAGTGATTGTCCTAAAACTTTCTTGACCAGCAATGCCCCACTGAACGTTCCAAGGACAGGAAAAAGATGCAATCAGAAATTAGTAGTAGCACAAAGGAGATTCCTCAAGCAGGAAAACGCCTCACATTTCCCTTGTCATGTAGCCTACTTACAACATAACTAACATTCATTGAAATGCATATTATCAACCAACAAGACAATACATTTTGACTGCCTGATTGTACACTACTTATAAAATTCTTCTTAACAAATATGAACACTTCAGCCTAATTTTATGCTTAGACGtttcaaaatcataaaacaCTCATTCAGATCTGACatcttcaattatttaaaaaccaTAGTATGTTTATTATACACAATAAGCAATTCATACCAATGGGATCTCAAATTGATTGCAATCAACACCAACACAGATCATGAGACTAAAATTCTCCCTGATAAATGAAGTAATAACACGGTAATTAACTTACAATTTGGAGTTTAATGGTCTTCCCATCTTGTTCCACAGTGCGAATTTTCTACATACAAGATTCATAAGAGATAATTGCTGCATATTTAAGTCAAAAATACCAATGGTGGAAGCCAACGGTTAGGAAAATGAATACTTACAAAGTCAACTCCAATGGTGCTGATGTAGCTATCAAGATATGAATCATCCTGGTTCCCAAAGGATAgaatataattacaaaacataaaaaattgtcTCTTTGGaataattatcaaaatttgGACCCGAAACCTTAGAtcagaaaagaaataaacaagtaaatttactttttttatatcgATACAAGTAAAATCAGACAAGAAAAagatattttctataaatttgcataaaaaaatatatataccacaAATGTCCTTTGGCTGTCCTGCACTACAGCTCAATGTTTATACTgaattttcagtttcaaatggactacatcacaataaaaaaacattccAGCCCTTGATTACTTCTCACATGAATGCCAA includes:
- the LOC121237747 gene encoding GTP-binding protein YPTM2, with amino-acid sequence MNPDYDYLFKLLLIGDSGVGKSCLLLRFADDSYLDSYISTIGVDFKIRTVEQDGKTIKLQIWDTAGQERFRTITSSYYRGAHGIIVVYDVTDQESFNNVKQWLNEIDRYASENVNKLLVGNKSDLTANKVVSYETAKAFADEIGIPFMETSAKNSTNVEQAFMAMAAEIKNRMASQPMNNARPPTVQIRGQPVNQKSGCCSS